In one Mucilaginibacter ginsenosidivorax genomic region, the following are encoded:
- a CDS encoding sensor histidine kinase, whose amino-acid sequence MKLQVKLALYNTLTKVAIILFTGLLILLSIEKISYNHIELRLENDKEQTLKNLSSSEISSILGDKKAYTDYNILKEEFITITQTKYNPEITREVKFTTETRDFDKYTQTYRILTHRLNFNGHTYILHIGVAIESVEELKSIIKKFTIVVLVIALVLTLISDLVFTKFLLAPFYKIIDRKLIKVNDPMNFDYQKIKTTTQDFELLDDSISSLMKKISNLFILEKQFIANVSHELLTPISIISSRLENILLHEELSEGSENKMHASLKTLNRLKSIINSLLLISKVENNQYDKADMVMIAAVVMEIQEELEDRIEERQLTFSNNLKYIYTIKGNRPLMHTLLFNLINNAIKYNNAGGAIIISDELKEGIYKVIISDTGTGMDKKQIENAFNRFEKLDTDEKESYGLGLAIVKSITTFHDIKVQINSVKGEGTTVTLIFNVPNPNLIAA is encoded by the coding sequence ATGAAACTACAGGTAAAGCTGGCCCTTTATAATACTTTAACCAAAGTAGCTATCATCCTGTTTACGGGTTTGCTCATCCTGCTTTCGATAGAAAAAATTTCTTATAACCACATTGAGCTACGGCTTGAAAATGATAAGGAGCAAACGCTTAAAAACCTTTCTTCCAGTGAAATAAGTAGTATATTAGGGGATAAAAAAGCCTACACCGACTATAATATTTTGAAGGAGGAGTTTATTACTATTACCCAAACCAAATACAACCCCGAGATTACCAGGGAAGTTAAATTTACTACCGAAACCCGCGATTTTGATAAGTACACCCAAACCTACCGCATTTTAACACACCGGTTAAATTTTAATGGCCATACCTATATTTTACATATCGGCGTAGCGATAGAATCGGTTGAGGAATTAAAATCTATCATTAAAAAATTCACTATCGTGGTTTTGGTGATAGCCCTGGTATTAACGCTGATAAGCGATTTGGTTTTTACCAAATTTTTGCTGGCCCCGTTTTACAAGATCATTGACCGTAAGCTGATCAAGGTGAATGATCCGATGAACTTTGATTACCAAAAAATAAAAACCACCACACAGGATTTTGAGCTTTTGGACGATAGCATCAGTTCGCTCATGAAGAAAATATCGAACCTGTTTATCCTCGAAAAACAATTTATCGCTAACGTATCGCACGAATTGCTTACCCCCATATCCATTATCAGCTCAAGGCTCGAGAATATTTTACTGCACGAGGAGCTAAGCGAGGGGAGTGAAAACAAGATGCATGCATCGTTAAAAACGCTTAACCGGCTTAAATCTATTATCAATAGTTTACTGCTGATATCGAAAGTCGAAAACAATCAATACGATAAAGCAGATATGGTAATGATAGCAGCCGTAGTAATGGAAATTCAGGAAGAGCTGGAAGATAGGATAGAAGAGCGGCAGTTAACTTTTTCAAACAACCTTAAATATATATATACCATTAAAGGTAACAGGCCCCTGATGCATACTTTGCTGTTTAATTTAATTAATAACGCCATAAAGTATAATAATGCAGGTGGGGCAATAATTATTAGCGATGAACTAAAAGAGGGAATTTACAAAGTAATCATCTCTGATACCGGAACGGGTATGGACAAAAAGCAAATTGAAAATGCCTTCAACCGTTTCGAAAAGCTGGATACCGACGAAAAGGAAAGTTACGGTTTAGGCCTGGCCATAGTTAAAAGTATTACCACTTTTCATGATATTAAGGTTCAAATAAATTCGGTAAAAGGCGAGGGCACTACGGTTACGCTTATCTTCAATGTGCCTAACCCCAATTTAATAGCCGCTTAG
- a CDS encoding response regulator transcription factor: MNVLIVEDEKGLALEVDEFLSHEGFTVEHARTKKSAEEKIFVNNYDFILLDLGLPDGDGFDLLKMLKGLDKRDDAVIILTARGAVDDRVSGLEQGADDYLAKPFSLSELLARMHAITRRKHRLESNDINIKGLKVNIQNRTVMFNDERINLTKKEFEIFNYLVLNKNRVISRTNLTEHVWGDVLEINSDSNFVDVHVKNLRKKLSQYIPIDWFETVRSIGYRINI, translated from the coding sequence ATGAATGTTTTGATTGTTGAAGACGAAAAGGGCCTTGCTCTTGAGGTTGATGAATTTTTAAGTCACGAAGGGTTTACGGTTGAACATGCGCGGACTAAAAAATCGGCAGAGGAAAAGATTTTTGTTAATAATTACGATTTTATACTGCTTGATCTCGGATTGCCTGATGGCGATGGGTTCGACCTGTTAAAAATGCTGAAAGGGCTTGATAAGCGTGATGATGCCGTTATTATCCTGACCGCCCGCGGGGCTGTTGACGACAGGGTGTCGGGACTGGAGCAGGGCGCGGATGATTACCTGGCCAAGCCATTTTCGTTAAGCGAATTGCTGGCCCGCATGCACGCTATTACCCGCCGTAAACATCGGCTGGAAAGTAATGACATAAACATAAAAGGCCTTAAAGTAAATATCCAAAACCGCACAGTAATGTTTAACGACGAACGGATAAACCTTACAAAAAAGGAGTTTGAAATTTTTAACTACCTGGTGCTTAATAAAAACCGCGTAATATCGCGCACCAATCTTACCGAGCACGTTTGGGGTGATGTTTTGGAAATAAACAGCGACTCGAACTTTGTAGATGTTCATGTAAAAAACCTGCGCAAAAAACTATCGCAATACATTCCTATTGACTGGTTTGAAACGGTACGCAGCATAGGTTACCGTATTAACATTTAA
- a CDS encoding DUF58 domain-containing protein, whose protein sequence is MPKLNDDQQIRQLANLELLARQVVEGFITGLHQSPFHGFSVEFAEHRLYNNGESVKNIDWKLLARTDKLFVKQFEEETNLRCYLLLDTSSSMNFPEKGTSKLQFSVYAIASLMHLFKKQRDAFGLCLFSDKVDWLSSAKSTTTHLFHLYAELEKAYNNPKNNTVTNITQVLHHIANEIHQRSMVIIFSDMLENSLNPDKVQALFAAVQHLKFSKHEVIIFNVSDKQKEIDFNFDNRPHHFIDIESGAEIKVHPGKVRDAYKASLTEYRHQLELKCAQYHIDLVDVDINEGYHDVLKTYLAKRNKMV, encoded by the coding sequence ATGCCCAAATTAAACGACGATCAGCAAATACGGCAGTTAGCCAACCTTGAACTGTTGGCCCGCCAGGTGGTTGAAGGTTTTATAACCGGCCTGCACCAAAGCCCTTTCCATGGCTTTTCGGTGGAGTTTGCCGAGCATCGCTTATACAACAACGGCGAATCGGTGAAAAATATTGATTGGAAATTGCTGGCCCGTACCGATAAGCTGTTTGTAAAACAATTTGAGGAAGAAACCAACCTGCGCTGCTACCTGCTGTTGGATACATCGTCGTCCATGAATTTCCCGGAAAAAGGGACCAGTAAGCTCCAGTTTTCTGTATATGCTATTGCATCATTAATGCATTTGTTTAAAAAACAAAGGGATGCATTTGGGCTTTGCCTTTTTTCGGACAAGGTAGACTGGTTGAGTTCGGCAAAGTCAACCACAACACACCTGTTTCATTTATACGCCGAACTGGAGAAGGCGTATAATAATCCAAAAAACAATACAGTTACCAACATAACGCAGGTATTACACCATATAGCCAACGAGATCCACCAGCGTTCGATGGTCATTATTTTTAGCGATATGCTGGAGAACAGCCTTAACCCCGATAAAGTGCAAGCCTTGTTCGCGGCCGTTCAGCACCTGAAGTTCAGCAAACATGAGGTAATTATTTTTAACGTTAGCGATAAGCAAAAAGAAATCGACTTTAATTTTGACAATCGCCCTCACCATTTTATCGACATAGAAAGTGGTGCCGAAATAAAGGTGCATCCTGGCAAAGTACGTGATGCGTACAAAGCATCCTTAACCGAATACCGGCATCAGCTTGAACTTAAATGTGCCCAATACCATATTGATTTGGTTGATGTAGATATTAATGAAGGTTACCATGATGTGCTAAAAACCTACCTGGCCAAAAGAAATAAAATGGTGTAG
- a CDS encoding glycoside hydrolase family 130 protein: MRLSIERKPIRVNPDPKRVIARFFFNGNDRAKEVIERVMLISEDVAFGIVSPLLQEYSKRHRNITRVLNRHCSKLKPLFLELNIDYDTLTINRKLLIGSYFTHEYSIESAAFFNPSIVEDPDQTELEDGQRRVIISFRAVGEGHISSITFRRGMIDKDNNITILPAGSYIDEAEIVRNAVYNKKLFFDKAAITQINIDILHELESKLDHHFEYANLRRIIIDSQKLQESDMMKLEYDKVLWLADSYYEIVFSLDTDISDRVIFPISEYERKGIEDARFVQFRNDDDTSVYYATYTAYDGALIMPKLLQTTDFYNFKIMPLYGAGAQNKNLALFPRKVNGKFVMISRIDGCNNYIMYADKINIWEKPIMLQQPRFSWEFVQIGNCGSPIETKDGWLMITHGVGPMRRYVLGASLLKLDDPAIEIGRLREPLLIPNSDEREGYVPNVLYSCGAIVHNEKLIIPYGVSDSSTAFAEVGLQELLDKLKNDQSE, from the coding sequence ATGAGACTTTCCATTGAACGAAAACCAATAAGAGTTAACCCCGATCCTAAACGCGTTATTGCCAGATTTTTTTTTAATGGGAACGATCGTGCAAAAGAAGTAATTGAGCGCGTTATGCTAATAAGCGAGGATGTAGCCTTTGGCATCGTATCGCCGCTATTGCAGGAGTACTCCAAACGGCACCGGAATATAACCCGTGTTTTAAACCGGCATTGCAGTAAATTGAAGCCGCTTTTTTTGGAGTTAAATATCGATTATGATACCTTAACCATTAACCGCAAGCTACTTATAGGGTCTTATTTTACACACGAGTACTCCATTGAGTCGGCAGCTTTTTTCAATCCCTCTATTGTGGAAGACCCGGACCAAACCGAACTGGAAGATGGACAACGCAGGGTAATTATCAGTTTCAGGGCTGTGGGCGAAGGGCATATCTCATCCATCACCTTTCGCAGGGGAATGATAGATAAAGATAATAACATTACCATTTTACCAGCCGGCAGCTATATTGATGAAGCTGAAATTGTAAGGAATGCAGTGTACAATAAAAAGCTGTTTTTTGATAAAGCCGCTATTACGCAAATCAATATCGATATTTTACACGAACTGGAGTCCAAGCTCGATCATCATTTTGAATATGCCAACCTGCGCCGCATTATTATCGATTCGCAAAAATTACAGGAAAGCGATATGATGAAACTGGAGTACGACAAGGTATTGTGGCTGGCCGATTCGTACTACGAAATAGTTTTTTCGCTGGACACCGATATTTCCGACAGGGTAATATTCCCTATATCGGAGTATGAGCGCAAGGGTATTGAAGATGCCCGTTTTGTGCAATTCAGAAATGATGACGATACTTCTGTTTATTACGCTACATACACCGCATATGATGGCGCGCTTATAATGCCTAAACTGTTGCAAACCACCGATTTTTATAATTTTAAAATAATGCCGTTATACGGCGCTGGCGCCCAAAATAAAAACCTGGCGCTGTTTCCGCGCAAGGTGAACGGCAAGTTTGTAATGATTTCGCGTATTGATGGCTGCAACAATTACATCATGTATGCCGATAAGATAAATATATGGGAAAAGCCGATTATGCTGCAGCAACCCCGCTTTAGCTGGGAGTTTGTACAAATAGGCAACTGCGGATCGCCGATTGAAACCAAAGATGGCTGGCTGATGATAACCCACGGTGTAGGCCCTATGCGCCGCTATGTGTTAGGTGCAAGTTTATTAAAACTGGACGACCCGGCCATTGAAATAGGCCGCCTGCGCGAGCCCTTGCTTATCCCCAACAGCGATGAGCGCGAAGGCTATGTGCCTAATGTACTATATTCATGCGGAGCAATTGTTCATAACGAAAAGCTTATTATCCCTTACGGGGTATCCGATTCATCAACCGCCTTTGCCGAAGTTGGCTTACAGGAATTATTAGATAAATTGAAGAACGATCAAAGCGAATAA
- the dnaE gene encoding DNA polymerase III subunit alpha codes for MPDFSHLHVHTQFSLLDGAADISKLYKKAAADGMKALAITDHGNMFGVFKFVAEAGKHNVKPIVGCEFYVVEDRHKKTFTKDKKDIRRHQLMLAKNPEGYKNLVKLCSYGYMEGLYSKWPRIDKELILKHHKGIIATTCCIGASVPQAILRDTPEAAEAEFKWWLDLFGEDFYIELQRHDIPDQNTVNKVLLEYAKKYNVKVICSNDSHYVDQQDSNAHDILLCVNTGDMQSTPIATDEEGGRGYRFGFPNDQFYFKTQQEMSHLFKDLPESLDNTNEIVDKVEVLKLKRDILLPNYVIPDEFKIHNTGDADTLNQWEYLKHLTFMGAKERYIDISPETEERINFELFTIRTMGFAGYFLIVADFIKAGRDMGVFIGPGRGSAAGSVVAYCTGITNIDPMKYNLLFERFLNPDRKSMPDIDTDFDDAGRQKVIDYVVDKYGKNQVAQIITYGSMAARTSIQDVGRVLDMPLSEMNLIKKLVPDTLGITLKDAIEQVPELKEILNGNDLRSQVLREAAKLEGSVRNTGVHAAGIIIAPYDLTDIVPVAVAKDSDLLVTQYDGRVIEDAGVIKMDFLGLKTLTIIKDALRMIRLNHGVHIDIDYIPLDDLQTYELYQRGDTNGTFQFESDGMQMYLRELKPDKFEDLIAMNALYRPGPIEYIPNFIARKHGREPIVFDLPDMEEYLGETYGITVYQEQVMLLSQKLAGFSKGDADVLRKAMGKKQIEVLNKMEAQFMDGAIAKGHPKDKLTKIWTDWKAFAQYAFNKSHSTCYAFVAYQTAYLKAHYPSEYMAAVLNNQNNMEKITFFMEECRRMGVEVLGPDINESDMAFAVNRKGQVRFGLTGVKGVGDKAVESIIDERVANGPYTSVYDFARRSNTRSVNRKSYENLVYGGAFDEFGYNRAQFFAKTDVGVLTGIERLTKYANDYQNVQSSSQSSLFGGSVASYVPEPAMPEAEEWPLIEKLKYEKTVIGIYLTGHPLDNYKVELDRFCNSTISDLKLMQKARSGEGGEEIIGAFNELRKRGEIRIGGLVSSVQHKITKTGKPFGTFVLEDYNESYEFALFGDDYVKFRNMMMDGYFLHIKGTIEEKFRQKDNWDLRILVMDLLSEMRDKLTKSLTVCIDVSMLSSKLLDDIQHIIDENNQKYPVKNCKLRFKINNREEAMHVELSSKNFKVNPSDDLIEGIFNITNTQPLLG; via the coding sequence ATGCCAGATTTTTCTCACTTACACGTCCATACCCAGTTCTCGTTACTTGATGGTGCTGCCGACATCTCTAAACTTTACAAAAAGGCTGCAGCTGATGGAATGAAAGCCCTGGCCATTACCGATCATGGTAACATGTTTGGTGTATTTAAGTTTGTGGCCGAAGCTGGTAAACACAATGTAAAACCCATTGTTGGCTGCGAGTTTTATGTGGTAGAAGACAGACATAAAAAAACCTTTACCAAGGACAAGAAAGATATTCGCCGCCATCAGCTGATGCTGGCCAAAAATCCCGAAGGCTATAAAAACCTGGTTAAGCTATGTTCATACGGCTACATGGAAGGTTTGTACAGCAAATGGCCCCGTATTGATAAAGAATTGATTTTAAAACATCACAAAGGCATCATTGCTACTACCTGCTGCATTGGCGCATCGGTACCCCAGGCCATATTAAGAGATACACCCGAAGCGGCCGAAGCCGAGTTTAAATGGTGGCTTGATTTGTTTGGCGAAGATTTTTACATCGAACTGCAACGCCACGATATTCCCGACCAAAATACAGTGAACAAAGTGTTGCTGGAGTACGCCAAAAAGTATAATGTAAAGGTAATTTGCTCCAACGATTCGCATTATGTAGATCAGCAGGACTCCAATGCGCATGATATTTTACTTTGCGTGAATACAGGCGACATGCAAAGCACGCCTATTGCTACAGACGAGGAAGGCGGCCGGGGCTATCGTTTCGGCTTCCCTAACGACCAGTTTTACTTTAAAACACAACAGGAAATGAGCCACCTGTTTAAAGATCTGCCCGAATCATTGGATAACACCAACGAGATTGTAGATAAAGTAGAGGTTTTAAAGCTGAAGCGGGATATTTTATTACCCAACTACGTTATTCCTGATGAATTTAAAATTCACAATACCGGCGATGCGGATACGCTGAACCAGTGGGAATACCTGAAGCACCTTACTTTTATGGGTGCCAAAGAACGTTATATAGATATATCGCCCGAAACTGAGGAGCGCATTAACTTTGAGTTGTTCACCATCAGAACGATGGGTTTTGCCGGCTACTTTTTAATTGTGGCCGACTTTATAAAAGCCGGCCGCGATATGGGTGTATTCATAGGCCCTGGCCGCGGTTCGGCAGCCGGGTCGGTGGTAGCCTATTGTACCGGGATCACCAACATCGACCCAATGAAGTACAATCTCCTGTTTGAGAGGTTCCTGAATCCCGACCGTAAATCGATGCCCGATATCGATACGGATTTTGACGATGCAGGCCGCCAAAAGGTTATTGATTATGTGGTAGATAAGTATGGTAAAAACCAGGTGGCGCAAATTATCACCTATGGATCGATGGCTGCCCGTACCAGTATACAGGATGTGGGCCGGGTGTTGGATATGCCATTATCCGAAATGAACTTAATTAAAAAGCTGGTACCCGATACCCTGGGCATAACCCTTAAAGATGCCATTGAACAGGTACCCGAGCTTAAAGAAATATTAAATGGCAACGACCTGCGCAGCCAGGTACTGCGCGAAGCTGCCAAGCTGGAAGGCTCGGTGCGTAATACCGGCGTACACGCGGCGGGCATCATCATCGCCCCTTATGATTTAACTGACATTGTTCCGGTAGCCGTTGCCAAAGACTCCGATCTGCTGGTTACCCAGTACGATGGCCGGGTAATTGAAGATGCGGGCGTAATTAAGATGGACTTTTTGGGCCTTAAAACCCTTACCATTATTAAAGATGCGCTGCGGATGATCAGGCTAAATCATGGTGTACACATCGATATTGATTATATCCCGCTTGATGATTTGCAAACTTATGAGCTTTACCAGCGCGGTGATACCAATGGTACTTTCCAGTTTGAAAGTGATGGTATGCAAATGTACCTGCGCGAGCTTAAACCCGATAAGTTTGAGGATTTAATTGCCATGAACGCCCTGTACCGTCCGGGCCCTATTGAGTACATACCTAACTTTATTGCCCGTAAACACGGCCGGGAGCCTATTGTGTTCGATTTGCCCGACATGGAGGAATACCTGGGCGAAACCTATGGTATTACCGTATACCAGGAGCAGGTGATGCTTTTATCGCAAAAGCTGGCAGGCTTTAGTAAAGGCGATGCCGACGTTTTACGCAAGGCGATGGGTAAAAAACAAATTGAGGTGCTTAATAAGATGGAAGCCCAGTTTATGGATGGCGCCATAGCCAAAGGCCACCCCAAAGATAAACTCACCAAAATATGGACTGACTGGAAGGCTTTTGCGCAGTACGCTTTCAATAAATCGCACTCTACCTGTTATGCTTTTGTGGCCTACCAAACGGCTTATTTAAAGGCGCACTATCCATCCGAGTATATGGCAGCGGTTTTAAACAACCAGAACAACATGGAAAAGATTACCTTTTTTATGGAGGAGTGCCGCCGGATGGGTGTAGAGGTTTTAGGCCCGGATATCAATGAATCGGACATGGCATTTGCGGTAAACCGTAAGGGGCAGGTGCGTTTCGGGTTAACCGGTGTTAAGGGTGTGGGTGATAAAGCGGTGGAGAGTATTATTGACGAACGTGTTGCCAACGGCCCTTACACATCTGTTTATGATTTTGCACGCCGGTCGAACACCCGCAGTGTAAACCGCAAATCATACGAGAACCTGGTTTACGGAGGAGCCTTTGATGAATTTGGCTATAACCGCGCCCAGTTTTTTGCCAAAACAGATGTTGGTGTGCTAACAGGTATTGAACGCCTTACCAAATATGCCAATGATTATCAGAATGTACAAAGCAGTTCACAATCATCATTATTTGGTGGTTCGGTTGCATCATATGTACCTGAACCGGCCATGCCCGAGGCTGAAGAATGGCCATTGATAGAGAAGCTGAAATACGAGAAAACGGTGATCGGTATTTACCTTACCGGCCACCCGCTGGATAACTATAAGGTAGAACTTGACCGCTTTTGCAACAGCACCATCAGCGATTTGAAACTGATGCAAAAAGCACGCTCGGGCGAAGGTGGCGAAGAGATCATAGGAGCCTTTAACGAGTTACGTAAACGCGGCGAGATCCGCATAGGCGGGCTTGTAAGCAGCGTTCAGCATAAAATAACCAAAACAGGTAAGCCATTTGGCACTTTCGTGTTGGAGGATTACAATGAATCATACGAGTTTGCCTTGTTTGGTGATGATTATGTAAAATTCCGCAACATGATGATGGATGGTTATTTTTTACATATTAAAGGTACCATCGAAGAAAAATTCCGCCAAAAAGATAACTGGGACCTGCGCATCCTGGTGATGGATTTGCTGTCCGAAATGCGCGATAAGCTCACCAAATCATTAACTGTTTGTATAGACGTAAGCATGCTCAGCAGTAAATTACTTGACGATATACAACACATCATAGACGAAAACAACCAGAAGTACCCGGTAAAAAACTGCAAACTGCGCTTCAAGATCAACAACCGCGAAGAGGCCATGCATGTGGAACTATCATCCAAAAACTTTAAAGTAAACCCAAGCGATGATTTAATTGAGGGGATATTTAACATTACAAATACGCAGCCGTTGTTGGGGTGA
- the trxA gene encoding thioredoxin, whose product MALEITDANFDELVLKSDKPVLLDFWAEWCGPCRMVGPVVEDIAKEYEGRAIVGKVDVDNNPGISVKFGIRNIPALLFFKNGEIVDKQIGAVPKSVLTDKLAKQLA is encoded by the coding sequence ATGGCTTTAGAAATAACTGATGCAAACTTTGACGAACTTGTCCTGAAATCAGACAAACCCGTACTACTTGACTTTTGGGCAGAATGGTGTGGTCCGTGTAGAATGGTTGGCCCGGTAGTTGAAGATATTGCAAAAGAATACGAAGGCAGAGCTATTGTTGGTAAAGTTGATGTCGATAACAACCCAGGTATATCTGTAAAATTCGGCATCCGTAATATCCCTGCTTTATTGTTCTTCAAAAATGGCGAAATTGTAGATAAACAAATTGGTGCAGTTCCAAAATCAGTATTAACTGATAAATTAGCTAAACAATTAGCTTAA